The Populus nigra chromosome 19, ddPopNigr1.1, whole genome shotgun sequence genome includes a window with the following:
- the LOC133680152 gene encoding uncharacterized protein LOC133680152, translating into MAALSIVHSLHGSYSSIQELKTRNCPRILILLSCQRGEPIDTSSSKPKKEIKQDKQLVRQLFGSVENFGKGLKDNLSPKRKGDWKDVMLMSLSFAVYVYMSQKIVCAYCAWMSMLKQW; encoded by the coding sequence ATGGCAGCTCTCTCAATAGTTCATTCTCTCCATGGTAGTTATAGTTCAATTCAAGAACTGAAAACCAGAAACTGCCCGagaatcctcattcttttgtcTTGCCAAAGAGGCGAGCCAATAGACACCTCCAGCTCAAAaccaaagaaagaaatcaaGCAAGACAAGCAACTGGTGAGGCAACTCTTTGGTAGTGTAGAGAACTTTGGGAAGGGATTGAAGGACAATTTGAGCCCTAAGCGGAAGGGTGACTGGAAAGACGTGATGCTGATGAGTTTGTCATTTGCTGTTTATGTGTACATGTCCCAAAAGATTGTCTGTGCATATTGTGCTTGGATGTCCATGCTCAAGCAATGGTAG
- the LOC133680502 gene encoding peptidyl-prolyl cis-trans isomerase FKBP42-like: protein MEEIPRQSFGKDDENERAMEEAAVVPGEPLQDGNCPPKVESAVEILQEKVTKQIIKEGHGQKPTKYATCFLHYRAWTESTQHKFDDTWHEQRPFEMVLGKEKNEMVGLAVGVSSMKAGERALLHVGWELGYGKEGSFSFPNVPPMADIIYEVELIGFDEVKEGKARGDMTAEERIGAADRRKMDGNSLFKEEKLEEAMQQYEMAIAYLGDDFMFQLFGKYRDMALAVKNPCHLNMAACLIKLERYEEAIAQCTIVLVEDENNAKALFRRGKARAELGQTDAAREDFLKARKHAPEDKAILRELRLLDEHDKAIYKKQKEIYRGIFGPPPQPKPKPTNVLIRIWQWSILVCQWLLSLIYRLFRRERHKAD, encoded by the exons ATGGAGGAGATTCCAAGACAATCGTTtg gtaaagatgatgaaaatgaaagagCTATGGAAGAAGCTGCGGTTGTGCCTGGTGAGCCTTTGCAAGATGGGAATTGTCCTCCGAAAGTCGAATCCGCGGTTGAAATACTTCAAGAGAAAGTTACCAAGCAAATCATTAAGGAAGGTCATGGTCAGAAGCCAACCAAATATGCAACATGCTTTT TGCACTACAGGGCATGGACAGAAAGCACTCAGCACAAGTTCGATGATACATGGCATGAACAACGACCATTTGAAATGGTTTTAGGAAAAG AGAAGAATGAAATGGTGGGTTTAGCTGTTGGTGTTTCCAGTATGAAGGCTGGTGAACGTGCCCTCTTACATGTGGGCTGGGAATTAGGCTATGGGAAAGAAGGGAGCTTTTCTTTCCCAAATGTTCCTCCCATGGCTGATATAATATATGAAGTCGAGCTTATAGGATTTGATGAAGTCAAAGAA GGGAAAGCTCGTGGTGATATGACTGCAGAAGAGAGGATCGGTGCAGCAGATCGAAGAAAAATGGATGGAAATTCTCTATTTAAGGAGGAAAAACTTGAGGAGGCTATGCAGCAGTATGAAATG GCAATTGCATATTTGGGTGACGACTTTATGTTTCAGCTGTTTGGCAAGTACCGAGACATGGCATTGGCAGTGAAGAATCCATGTCATCTTAACATGGCGGCTTGTCTGATCAAGCTTGAGCGCTATGAAGAAGCCATTGCACAATGCACCATT GTATTGGTAGAGGATGAAAACAATGCTAAGGCTTTGTTCAGAAGAGGGAAAGCCAGAGCAGAGCTTGGGCAGACAGATGCTGCCCGGGAAGACTTTCTCAAGGCGCGTAAACATGCACCTGAAGACAAGGCAATTTTGAGGGAGTTGCGTTTGCTGGATGAGCATGATAAAGCTATATATAAGAAGCAAAAGGAGATATATAGAGGGATTTTCGGACCACCACCACAGCCAAAACCGAAGCCAACTAATGTGCTGATTCGCATATGGCAATGGTCAATCCTCGTCTGCCAATGGCTGCTATCACTGATTTATCGCCTCTTCAGGCGTGAAAGGCACAAAGCCGACTAA
- the LOC133679246 gene encoding plant UBX domain-containing protein 1-like → MIVGCSSPLHLKRRRLTIVDVMEAEAAKAKFAAAKEKFGHDLHVFETSVISSSLSQASNDEDTDDFYEFTTEDYYRLLPTKKEDKYLKTEKIREAEEAARRSRITRTAIRIRFPDNHTLEVVFHPSEKIQSLFDLLSRVLAQPEVPFYLYTTPPKKQIKDLSQDFYSAGLIPGAIVYFSYDKPNGEDSAAFSSGPFLQEEVMSLKGLDVVPEPAEPVQTALEPVRTAPPPVPQEPKAAGKKPVKPKWLKM, encoded by the coding sequence ATGATCGTGGGTTGTTCTTCCCCTTTGCATCTAAAGAGAAGGAGACTTACCATAGTTGATGTCATGGAAGCTGAAGCTGCTAAGGCCAAGTTTGCAGCTGCTAAAGAGAAGTTCGGGCATGATCTCCATGTGTTTGAAACATCGGTAATCTCCTCGTCGCTGTCTCAAGCGTCCAATGATGAGGATACAGATGATTTTTATGAGTTCACTACAGAGGATTATTATCGACTTCTGCCGACAAAGAAGgaagataaatatttaaagaCAGAAAAGATTCGAGAAGCAGAAGAAGCTGCTCGCAGGTCAAGAATAACAAGAACTGCAATTAGGATTCGTTTTCCTGATAATCATACATTGGAGGTGGTATTTCATCCATCTGAAAAGATTCAGAGCTTATTTGATCTTCTCTCAAGAGTGCTTGCTCAGCCAGAAGTACCTTTTTACTTGTATACTACTCCTCCAAAGAAGCAAATCAAAGACTTGTCACAGGATTTTTACTCGGCCGGTCTGATTCCTGGTGCAATCGTGTATTTTTCATACGATAAGCCAAATGGAGAGGACAGTGCAGCTTTCAGTTCTGGTCCCTTCCTCCAAGAAGAGGTTATGTCTTTGAAAGGTTTGGATGTTGTGCCTGAGCCAGCAGAGCCGGTCCAGACTGCACTGGAACCTGTAAGAACAGCTCCTCCTCCGGTACCACAAGAGCCCAAGGCTGCTGGGAAAAAGCCCGTCAAGCCAAAATGGCTAAAAATGTGA